The Cynocephalus volans isolate mCynVol1 chromosome 12, mCynVol1.pri, whole genome shotgun sequence sequence TCTATTAATATCATTTTAGCAAATTAAACTCCTTCAGGATGTAGAGGAGTGTCTTTGTGAAGGGAAACGGGCACAGACAAGATTTCTTTTAACTGACATAGGTGGGTACATTACAGATGTTTAGGGAAATCCTCTCCACAGTGTATTGGTGATGAATAAAATGGGTGCATAATATCTTAAATTAAGTTAATGATTACTAATTCGTTGAGAGCCCTTCTTTTTAACGATGTggaaaaacagtgtggagattgAGGTGGTTGTCCTTAATTCAGtattatttgaaaacttttagTTTTCAGTCCTATAGTTTCTAGTATTACAGTCCTATAGTTTCCAGAGAGATTTCTTATTCACATAAACTTGCTTTTTCGCATGATATCCCTCCCTATTGCTGTCGAGACACCCTGTGTTGTCATTATCCAGCCACCAGCAAATCCCTTCAAGTCAAGGACTATGTCATATTGCCGTCTATGTCTCCAGTGCTTCAATCAGGACTTTCAGAAATTGTTGGCTGATGTATTAGAAGGTGCCATCAGCAAGGCCCACCAACCTCCTAGTGTTTCTCGGCCCCTATGACTTGTCCTGCTTTGTCCACTTGGTTTCCAGATCTTGAGAAAATCAGAGTTGTGTGGGTGGAAAGAGGTTGCTTGGCCCTTACTGTGAACAGATCTAGGCTTACACATCCACTTGGTCTTttctcagctgtgtgaccttgcagAAGTTACATATtctttgtgccttagtttcttaaTTTGAAAGCATGAATAATCAGGATTAATGTATAGAATTGTGagaactaattaaaataatggcTAGCATATTGACTGATTCctagtaggtcctcaataaatgatTGTTTCCCCATATCTTTTAATCACTTCACccttatgaataatttttaaaaacctatcttCACATTAGATTATTGTAATAGCCTCTTATctattttcccttatttttttaagtttcttctgCTTCCAGGTCAGCTTAGATATTGCTGccagattaaatatttattaattatttgctATGTGTTAGATATAAGTCTTTTCCTGTCTTGCCtatgatttaaaacaaacaaacaacccaccACTGGTGTGGATctagtaaataaaatttacttaggTTGGCAGTCAGTCTGGTCATAACCTAGTTTTTCAGTCATACCTTCTACTCCTTCCCTTCAGAACATGGCTTATAATCCTTTCAAATTGAATCCTTTCAAATTGAATGTTCTTCCTAGTTGTTAGGAATTGGGAAGAGATATCCAGGGACCCAGGAAGGCTGAAACTCTGTCCCGCCTATCATCTCCACCCACTTACCATCCTCCATCCCCAATGCAACAAAGACCAGAATGAGATTCCGAGTACCAGCACATTGGACTCCACGGCAGAGCTCTGATAAAAGCTGGATCGGATCATGGGCTTAGGCTTGAGTCTAACTGATGTCTTCAACTTCTCTGTGTATTCCAAATCTCACTCTCAGAATCTGATTTCTTTTTGGCCAACTACACTAAAGACTGAAgctgagaagagagaaggagcaaAAAGAGCTTACTGAGAGCAGGTCTGATTCTACCTATGCAGCTACATGGAAGCGAGTGCAAACAAAATGACCAGTCTGCCTCAAGAAGCTGGGCCTTGCCTGGTTCTGCTTACCAGGAAGCCAGGAAGCAAGAAATTCAAAAGAATGGTACAAGTAGGTGCCCAATGAACCTTTAGCACTCAGTGGTCCTGCCCACTCGTGACCCTCAGTGCTATCACATCAGACTAAAAAAATCCTTTCTTGGCCATGAGTTGGGAGGAATCTAGGAAGGCAGTGGGCAAAGGCGAATTGCCTGGAGAAAATGGGATAAAAGTTCCATTCTCCATACTGCTGTTACATGACCTGAGCTGATAATGGGTCATGGTTTTGATATTTCCTttacttaaaatttactttttctatttcagtatGCCCAGTattaacccattttttaaaattcccgcTCGTATGCCCCTTAGAAAGTCTTCCCAATTCACCCTTAATTCCTTTCCCTGGTCATCCCAGAGCAGTTTATAAGTTACATGTATCCGTTATGGCAAATATAACTTTCATCTTCATTatcaattttcttatattttagttAGTTCAATAAGCATCCATTTAATGCCTACCACCTGTGAGATACTATTCTCAGTGCTGGAGGTAGACAGTATAAAGCTTGACTTCCATTCCTTGAGAAAATTAGGGTCTACAAACACATAAACAAGGCACtataaatagtttattttccGAGTCTCGAGCTGTAGCTGGCAGCCAAGAGCACGTGCTCCGGAATCCTCAGTACTCGCGGCCGCCATCGACGTCGCTTGCGTTCCGCTGGGCTCATCTGCGCCATTTGCCAGCCACACACTCCCCCGACATAAGCCGCTATCATGGTGAAGCTtgcaaaggcaggaaaaaatcAAGGTGACCCCAAGAAAATGGCTCCTCCCCCGAAGGAGGTAGAGGAAGACAGTGAAGATGAAGAAATGTCAGAAGATGAAGAAGATGACAGCAGTGGAGATGAGGTTGTCATTCCTCAGAAAAAAGGCAAGAAGGCTACCACAGCTCCAGCAAAGAAGGTGGTGGTTTCCCCAACAAAAAAGGTTGCAGTTACCACACCTGCCAAGAAAGCAGCTGTCACCCCAGGCAAAAAGGCAGCAGCCACACCGGCCAAGAAGATGGTTACACCAGCTAAAGCAGTGGTGACAACTGGCAAGAAGGGAGCCACACCTGGCAAAGCACTGGTAGCAACCCCTGGTAAGAAGGGAGCCGCCACTCCAGCCAAGGGGGCAAAGAATGGCAAGAATGCCAAGAAGGAAGACAgtgatgatgaggaggaggacGACAGCGAGGAGGATGAGGATGAAGATGAGGATGAAGATGAGGACGAGGATGAATTTGAGCCAGCGGTGATGAAAGCAGCCGCTGCTGCCCCCGCCTCAGAGGATGAGGATGACGATGACGACGatgaagatgaggaggaggatgaCGATGAGGAGGATGACTCTGAAGAAGAAGCTATGGAGACCACACCAGCCAAAGCAAAGAAAGCTGCAAAAGCTGTCCCTGTGAAATCAAAGAGCATGGCTGAGGATGaagaagatgaggaggaggaggatgacgAGGAGGAAGATGAGGACGAGGATGAAGAGGAAGACGAGGAGGAAGATGatgaggaggaagatgaggaagaagaagagCCTGTCAAAGAAGCACCTGGAAAACGAAAGAAGGAAATGACCAAACAGAAAGCAGCTCCTGAACCCAAGAAACAGAAGGTTTGAAGGCACAGAACCAACTACATCTTTCAATCTCTTTGTTGGAAACCTGAACTTTAACAAATCTGCTCCTGAATTAAAAACTGGTATCAGTGATGTTTTTGCTAAAAATGATCTTGCTGTTGTGGATGTCAGAATTGGGATGACTAGGAAGTTTGGCTATGTGGATTTTGAATCTGCTGAAGACCTGGAAAAAGCCTTGGAACTCACTGGCTTAAAAGTCTTTggcaatgaaattaaactagagaAACCAAAGGGAAAAGACAGTAAGAAAGATCGAGATGCAAGAACACTCTTGGCCAAAAATCTCCCCTACAAAGTCACTCAGGATGAATTAAAAGAAGTGTTTGAAGATGCTGTGGATCGATGGGCGATCCATTTCGCTATACTACACTGGAGAGAAAGGTCAAAATCAAGACTATAGAGGTGGAAAGAATAGCACGTGGAGTGGTGAATCAAAAACACTTGTTTTAAGCAACCTCTCCTACAGTGCAACAGAAGAAACTCTGCAGGAAGTCTTTGAGAAGGCAACTTTTATCAAAGTGCCCCAGAGCCAAAATGGCAAATCTAAAGGGTATGCGTTTATAGAATTCACTTCATTTGAAGACGCTAAAGAAGCTTTAAATTCCTGTAATAAAAGGGAAATCGAGGGCAGAGCCATCAGACTGGAGTTGCAAGTGCCACGGGGATCACCTAATGCAAGAAGCCAGCCATCCAAAACTCTGTTTGTCAAAGGTCTGTCTGAGGATACCACTGAAGAGACATTAAAGGAGTCATTTGATGGCTCTGTTCGTGCAAGGATAGTCACTGACCGGGAAACTGGATCCTCCAAAGGGTTTCGTTTTGTAGATTTCAACAGTGAGGGAGAGGCAAAAGCTGCCAAGGAGGCCATGGAAGATGGGGAAATTGATGGAAACAAAGTTAGTTACCTTGGACTGGACCAAGCCTAAGGGCGAAGGTGGCTTTGGGGGTcgtggaggaggcagaggaggctTTGGAGGCCGAGGTGGTGGCAGAGGAGGCCGAGGCGGATTTGGTGGCAGAGGCCGGGGAGGTTTTGGAGGGCGAGGGGGTTTccgaggaggcagaggaggaggaggagatcaCAAACCACAAGGAAAGAAGACGAAGTTTGAATAGTTCTTCTGTCTCTGTTTTTCCCTCTTCCGTTTGAAAGAAAGGACTCTGGGGTTTTTACTCTGTTACCTGATCAATGACAGAGCCTTCTGAGGACATTCCAAGACAGTATGCAGTCTGTTGTTCTACTTGGAAATTCACATAGATAACATTTCAAGGGTGATCCCTGTTGGTTTTGACTGGATATtcatataaactttttaaaaagatgagtgTGATAGAGCTAACCCTTCTCTGTAAGTTTTGAATTTATATTGTTTCGTCCCAtgtacaaaacaatttttttttcctacaaatagttttttttttttttgcattgcgGGGGTTGTAAAGGAAAAGCAGAATGTTTTATCATGGTTTTTGCTTCCGTGGCTTTAGGACAAATTAAAAGTCAACtggtgccagaaaaaaaaaaaaaaagtttattttccaaaaaaagtaCAAGATAGAAACTAGTGATAAGGCTAGCAAGGTTGTCACTGGCCAAGTTATCGTGACCATGGTGTACCATGCTAAGGAGCTTGGATTTTATCTTTAGAAGTGAGAAcccactgaaggattttaactTGAAGTATGCCCAGATTAGGTTTACATTTTAGGAATGTCACTCTGGGAATTTTTGGAAGGTGGATTTAAAGAATGCAGCGTTGGAGGAAGGAAGAACAGGACAGCGATTGTTATTAAGATCCAAATGAAAAATGATGGGGCCGAAGTGGGGCAGTGATAGTAAGAATCCTGTGTATGGATTGGTTTGAGAAGTACATAAGAGACGAAATCAACATGATGTGAGCATTCTTAATTTTTGGCTTGTTTGAGTGGTTGCTACTGATAATGGAAACCCAGAAGAAGGAGGTTTATGAGGGAAGATGATAAAATTGTATTCTGTCTGTTCCTGGATTGTAAGCTTCTTGAGAATAAGGTCCCAGTATTTGTTCACTGATCTGTCtatccatctctccatccatccatccaacactTATTGGGTACATACTCTATGTCAAATATTGGACAAACAGTATTGTATTTATGGTGTATGAGTTGGTGTTTGCTTATCTTTTTAGCCTCACCATAGTCTATAGTAGATGTCCAGTAACATTTGTCGAGTGAATTATGTGAAAGATACCCTGAAGATGGTTTGAAAAATATGACTTAGGAAGAGAATACCTGCTATtgccaccaccccctcccccaacctccaCTACACACATGTGCTCATAGGGACGTATGGACAAAATGGGTTTACAAGTTACAAAGCTCTCTATGCACGTCAGGATAGTTTTATTGCTCATATCGTACAttgtattttggggggggagggggcattgCTTTATCCAGTGACATAATTTGACATGACCCATTGAATAGTTATTCAACATTGACATGTGAGCTTGTAGATAGAAAATTGCCGAGTTGATTTCAAAAAGGGTAACATACTTGTATATAACAGACCTAACATTCCATTAGTTGAACAAATCATCTATGTTATAGAATCaattaaatttaagtttaaatagcaACATGTGCTCCACTACATaggatatagaaaaaaaaatcaacatgtgactatttaaatttaattaagtaaaattaaaatttcagttccTGTAGTTGCACCAGCCACATTGCAAATGCTCAGTAGCTGCTGGTGGCTTGTGGTTtctgtattggacagtgcagatatgAAATATTCCCATCGTTACAGAAAGTTCTGTTGAACAGTGCTATTATAAGCAGTGTAGTGTAGGTTAAAAACATAGACTCTGGAGCTCCACTGCCTAGCATTGAAGTCTGGCTATGCAAGGCACTAGTTGAGCGAAACATACCTCTGCCTTCCCTCAACTACaggatggggataataataataataactatttcaTATGGAAGTTGTGAGGGTTACGCTGGGTAATAAGTGTAAAATGTGTAGAACAGTGCCCAGCGCCGAGCAAACGCTATGTTTGCcttcatcattaccatcatcttctttttattcttctgtctTCTGATTAAGAAACACATTCCTAGCATATGGAAGAGAAAGGAATTTACTCTGCTCACtctctaatattttttttcctggagatgAGCTCTTAGCTGGCTtctgggaaaagaaaatgtttttcctgTCTTAGCCAGCACTCTGCGTAACCTGTGacagttaaataaaaatgtcagtttaGATGTGTTAGAGGTTGTTTTGGAAGACTAGTGCATATAAatcattcacttgttcattcgttcattcatccaGTAACGTGGGGATTGCTTCTTATCCATGGGGCACTGTGCTTGCAGGAGATGGGGACTTAGGAGCATCATTAATGCTGAAAAGCCCTCTACCGAAGGATCAGTATTCTACTTTGTATAACACTGGGGCTAGCTTTCCCTCACAGCTTTGTTAAGAGACTGTCAGGTGAGCTGTTGCACTGAATTCCCTTTTGTAGATTTAtactattttggatattttgttaCGCTAACTTGgagcttttcatttgtttttattggatTCTGTTTTGGACTCTTAAGGCAGTGGCTTGTTCATCACTGCATATTCACAGTTTGTTATTGGTGTTAATGGAAATTGCTGATGTAAAGCATTCTGTGACTTTTGGGAATATTAATAAACCTCTTAAAGTACTTGTTCAATTAGATTCCCTGACCTGCTGTCTAGAGGTTGAGCTGTCATTAACCGAGGAATCTTTCTATGGTTTAAGTGGTGGTGGGGGAAACTATTGTCTTGCTCCTCATCTTTTCCTGCCTACTTCATTCACTGTTTCCCTAGGAGCAGTGGAGGAACAGCACAGCCCATTCCAGAACTCCGGAGGAGCTGCTGTACCCTAGAGAATCTGAGAATTAGGTTAGGTTCTAGATTACCGTTGTGcctatttttgattaaaaaaatgtttgctgtatCCAAAGGTTTGAAAGattaataatttgttttactttttggtgctgataacaccaaggtccagggttcaatttctgtaccagccagctgccagaataaaatttttaaaaataacaataataataataatttgatttaCTTATGTGGagaatttcttctttctgcctcAAGCATTAGAGTCagtgttccatattttttttgcatgaagtttaaaagattttctttagcTCTTATGTGGGGAATCTGAAGACTAATTGTTTACCAGTTTCAGTCTTACTGATGCTGAGCCCTAGATCAGCTTGACTAGGATAGAAAAACCATTCTTTTTTAATGACACCAAATATTATACTTTGGGACTCCGAGTGGCCATGAAAAACTTGGGTTTAAGGGTGGTACCTCATGCCATCAGCCACCGATCTGTTGTGAAATTCCTTTGTGGTCAGATTTGTagtttccttttcagatagtaGATCATCTGATTTAGAGCACGAAGGTACGTCTTTCTAAGTTTCTATGACAGAAAGATAttgaagaagagggagaaaatccAAATATACCAGAGACCAGACAAGCTGACAGAAAATTGCAAACATGGTGGAATTTCCAGGGCTTTCCATGTTTTGAAGTCAcggataatttaaaaagtattcgcttttacctgtttgtttctttgcttgtaaCCACGTCTATCTGCCAACCTTTCTAAAATGTCATGATGTAATTATTTTAACAGGAACTGTATGCTCCTTTATTTGGGGGATATTAACCTTTCTAAACAAAAGGAATGTTAATATACACTGGAGACACAACTAAtgggatttcatttttcttgttagGCAAGaagcttgatttttcttttttttaacttctcgTAAAAGAACGCGGCAAGTGAAATAATTGCCTTAAGCTAATCCATGATAGCGATTTTAAACGTGACTTTCCAGATCACTTTTATATGGCTTAGAAAGAATAAtgtgattttcttgtttttgtttgctcTAGCTAAACAGTGTTGAAGGATGATATAAATTCAATgaattcaaaacaaagaaaatgctaATTGCTAATGGGCTGAGTTCTTTTAAGGCATGAAATATAGTGTTTAATTCATaagcattgtttatttttatatagatttagttaatttttttgaaagttaGTATAGGACACAATCGGGATGAATAAGCTAGCTAGCCATTTCTTTAATCACTATgcatttttatttgatgtttaaaTATGTATGACTTGAATATATTGTgcttttaataaaaagataatggTCATGGGCTCTCAGACAGTGAGGTGGAGCACTTTTAGGATTTCTACAGGGCCCTTCTTTTCTCCTtggctctttccttccctctttccttacCTGCTTCCCCCTTCTCTCCAGTGATGGGTAGCCACTGAACCATTTTCTCTCACTTCCTGAGTCACCCTTTTGACCAATAGCATTCATTGCCCCACGGTATGGCCACCGTTAGAGATAGTAAGACAGTGAAACAGGTGGCCCATGTGTTATCAAGCCCATGACATTGGCTTTGTTATTATGAACTGCCTGCCCCACTGTTCTATAGACATGTACCATCTGCTGAAATGTGAATCATTGATCCCTTTGCTGATAGGGGGACCCAGAATAGTGAGGTAGGGAGGAGAATGCTGTTGAACTGAATCATGATCTTCTCTGTCAAGCCCCTGAACAGCTTTCCCTTTAAGCAACAAAGATGACAAGTTTTTGCTATTTTGGATTAGTGAGAGAGTATGAAATGGTTTCCCTTTCCATCCAGGCAAAAATACCAACAGAATCTGACTTTGGAATGAACGTGCTAATTCCATTTGGTGACTTTCAGACTTGAAATATGGGCTTGAACAGGAACTGTGCATTAGTCAGCTGAGGCTGGGGAGGTTATTTTTACAATGCTAATTATTATTTCATGACAGTGATTTACTTTATGCTGCCTGCAGTTTACACCCCTGAACGAGCCATTGTTTTGGGAACAGAATTGGTTGGGTTGTCTTGCTGTTTTTCAAAGATCAATCTTACTATTTTATGGGTATAGATACTTTCCTGCAGTAAAGAAGATAGCTTTATTGAAGAGAGTTTTGCACATAAAATATAATCTGGATAAATATTCAAAACTAATAGGTTTATATTCTAGTCctgatttttaaagtataattttctgACACCCTAATCGTCTTGCTTTATCTGCACCAAACTTAATTTGTTTTACTGGGAGCTAAATTTTTGTTACTCACTTTGAACTTAGAAAGGAGCAACACATATAGttaacaaataaatacagaatgAAACTGAGTATAACCCTTGATGCAGAAAGGAAGATGAGTGGAAGACAGAGTTGATTGCATGTCTGGAAGCATATCTGCCTGATTTATGCTCTGATTTTAGAACTGAGTTTCCTTTGTAATAGTAAAATGTCACATTAGCATGTCCCTTTTAATAATCTAATATGCTACCAGTCACAATAAATACATGCACTGAGTCTAGCTCAGGCTTTCTCAAACTTCGCAGGCTGTGACCCTTTCCCATGTAGTTAAATTGCCCAGGTGACCCTCctctcatatatttttaattgtagagCACTTGAAAttaatcatgttttatttctttttaaataagcacCTCAAGAGCAGTGGTGAGCAGTTTTGCTCACGGCACTTACCCACTCTTAAGGAAAATTAAGATTGGAAAAGGCCTTGTGTCTGGGTGGCAGCAAAGCCATCTACATGGGGAAACACGGCAGACAAGAACTGCATTTGACACTCTTCCACACAGTCTCTTGCCTGTGCACTTAGTGAAAATTGGCATCGGTGAATATAACAAAGTAAAAGCATTTTGAATTATTACTGCAAATCTTCAAGTGGTCATAACCGGAGATTTGAAGTACGTCGGTAA is a genomic window containing:
- the LOC134361119 gene encoding LOW QUALITY PROTEIN: nucleolin-like (The sequence of the model RefSeq protein was modified relative to this genomic sequence to represent the inferred CDS: inserted 2 bases in 1 codon; deleted 2 bases in 2 codons), yielding MVKLAKAGKNQGDPKKMAPPPKEVEEDSEDEEMSEDEEDDSSGDEVVIPQKKGKKATTAPAKKVVVSPTKKVAVTTPAKKAAVTPGKKAAATPAKKMVTPAKAVVTTGKKGATPGKALVATPGKKGAATPAKGAKNGKNAKKEDSDDEEEDDSEEDEDEDEDEDEDEDEFEPAVMKAAAAAPASEDEDDDDDDEDEEEDDDEEDDSEEEAMETTPAKAKKAAKAVPVKSKSMAEDEEDEEEEDDEEEDEDEDEEEDEEEDDEEEDEEEEEPVKEAPGKRKKEMTKQKAAPEPKKQKVEGTEPTTSFNLFVGNLNFNKSAPELKTGISDVFAKNDLAVVDVRIGMTRKFGYVDFESAEDLEKALELTGLKVFGNEIKLEKPKGKDSKKDRDARTLLAKNLPYKVTQDELKEVFEDAVXIDGRSISLYYTGEKGQNQDYRGGKNSTWSGESKTLVLSNLSYSATEETLQEVFEKATFIKVPQSQNGKSKGYAFIEFTSFEDAKEALNSCNKREIEGRAIRLELQVPRGSPNARSQPSKTLFVKGLSEDTTEETLKESFDGSVRARIVTDRETGSSKGFRFVDFNSEGEAKAAKEAMEDGEIDGNKLVTLDWTKPKGEGGFGGRGGGRGGFGGRGGGRGGRGGFGGRGRGGFGGRGGFRGGRGGGGDHKPQGKKTKFE